The nucleotide sequence ACCTTGTTTTTCGCGTCTAACTGATTACCGCAAACCAACACATCGCAATTAATTTTTTCATCCAATTTGTTTAACGTGACGGCCGATACATTGTGAAGTGCGCCCACTACGGCGTAGTCGTCACCGAGTAAAGCTTGTGCCGATTCTGTGGCGGATCCTTCTGGCGGCATTGCTACCGCTTTTGGATTGTTTTCAGCCAGGGGCACCACAATGTCGATAAGAATTTTGTCTCTTAACAAGGGGCGAATTGCATCTAGCGTGGCGTGATGAGCAGCCCAAGGCACGGAAAGAATGACAAATTCAGTGGCTTTTGAGGCTGCTGAAATGGTATCTGCCCCTGTAATTTTTCCTTTAGCTTCAGGTACGGCTGCTTGTAGCTCGGCAGCTTTTTGTGCGGCCTTTTCTCCGTCTCTTGAACCAAGAACAACATCTAGCCCGGCTAATGCAAAGCGTTTTGCTAAGCCTGAACCTTGAGGGCCGGTGCCCCCTAAAATTGCAACGGTCATGCGAATAAATCCTCTTTCGTGGGTCTTAATAAATCTGAAGCTTGGCTGTCAGGCTGACACGCCCACTCCAATCCTTTAAATAGAATGACGGGGCATTTGCCCTGTTTGCTCATCAGTAGTCCAGATGCGCCGGCGAGCTCGTCGGCCAGGGCGGGAGCGGTCACTTTCAGGGGCCGTCCGTAAGCATCTAATTCCCCCTCTAATAAATTCAGGGCGGGAATATTGGCAAGCCCGATAGCGACGTTGGTTTGCCCTAGTCGCCATGGCCGGCCAAAGGTATCGCTAATGACTATGCCAACTCGACATTGATAATGATGTGACAACGCGCTTGCTATGCGTTTAGCGCTGGCGTCAGGATCTTTGGGCAGTAAAATAAGTTCGCCGGGTGTGTCGGTATTGGATTCATCTACCGCGGCATTGGCGCTAATGTGGCCAAGGTTATGCTCGGTAATAATGATGCCTTCATTGGCATTCGGGTGTTTGTGTACTTTAACCAGTCGTTTCGACTCAGATAAAATCACTTCGACTTTACGCGGGTCTTTGTTGACTTTTTTGGCCAGTTGAATGGCTTGGTCGCTGGCGGTAACCTCGTCAATGTGAACGCAGGCGCCCTCCGCCTTCGACACCACCTTTTGTGCAATCACTAAAATGTCACCGTCATCCAGTTTTTGCACCTGGTGAGTAAGCCCCTCAA is from Alteromonas australica and encodes:
- the cofE gene encoding coenzyme F420-0:L-glutamate ligase, with the translated sequence MPSLTITTIAGIPYIRKGDDLAAIIIEGLTHQVQKLDDGDILVIAQKVVSKAEGACVHIDEVTASDQAIQLAKKVNKDPRKVEVILSESKRLVKVHKHPNANEGIIITEHNLGHISANAAVDESNTDTPGELILLPKDPDASAKRIASALSHHYQCRVGIVISDTFGRPWRLGQTNVAIGLANIPALNLLEGELDAYGRPLKVTAPALADELAGASGLLMSKQGKCPVILFKGLEWACQPDSQASDLLRPTKEDLFA
- the npdG gene encoding NADPH-dependent F420 reductase produces the protein MTVAILGGTGPQGSGLAKRFALAGLDVVLGSRDGEKAAQKAAELQAAVPEAKGKITGADTISAASKATEFVILSVPWAAHHATLDAIRPLLRDKILIDIVVPLAENNPKAVAMPPEGSATESAQALLGDDYAVVGALHNVSAVTLNKLDEKINCDVLVCGNQLDAKNKVIGLLENLGVQSYNAGLADSARCIEAITPILIRLNISKSVPFTHAGIRIWAPNH